The following are from one region of the Anaeropeptidivorans aminofermentans genome:
- a CDS encoding helix-turn-helix domain-containing protein, with protein MNQNIKAHKTIGDNIQKGRKEKGLTQEQLSAQLQVIGCDISRGTLAKIEAGIRHISLEELNAIKDVLEMSYDEILKL; from the coding sequence ATGAATCAGAATATCAAGGCTCATAAAACCATAGGTGACAATATACAGAAGGGCCGTAAAGAAAAAGGCCTTACGCAAGAACAGCTTTCTGCCCAGCTACAAGTTATCGGCTGCGATATTTCAAGGGGAACCCTTGCTAAAATAGAAGCAGGCATACGCCATATATCCCTTGAAGAATTAAACGCCATCAAAGATGTTTTGGAAATGTCTTATGATGAAATTTTAAAGCTGTGA
- a CDS encoding PepSY1/2 domain-containing protein — protein MDEKLKERQERIKARAKAADIKDLRTGYGMLIILAILLLSFMFGYNQYKENKSNKALLTSGYMGNLNKAASSISDIETLLDTARLTKKPEELALIFAKVWKEGTEARDGLSLFNYNNLEIEGSLSFLSDTVNTSYSLMEKTAAGKELTAEEWKKVDDLRTKGADLSGRLNYTLADINVLKRNIEHTFLFEKDTPGSRLSSIASGALSNISDTLYEPSYLKNSTIDLSKPKFLEDAAEILPEQGKQAVEKFLRGMEIGNIEFISKTEPTAEKSLPVYSYDVTLKGASRPSISMDITQMGGYPVWMLNYREIISGNNYISLERAKELAQKFLNNSQYTSMTAIEAENLGSYAIITFIPYVSEIYCYPDSVKVKISLVNGEILGFEGRNYIYSHKERTLNTPKLSKEQASELLSSQLEKKDYRLSLISVNGAEILCHEFKVLFDSNYYSVFLNVDTGKQEKAVRLK, from the coding sequence ATGGATGAAAAATTAAAAGAGCGGCAGGAAAGAATAAAGGCAAGGGCCAAGGCGGCAGATATAAAGGACCTTAGAACAGGCTACGGCATGCTGATTATACTTGCCATATTGCTTTTAAGCTTCATGTTCGGCTACAACCAGTATAAAGAAAACAAATCAAACAAGGCCCTTTTAACCTCAGGATATATGGGAAACCTCAATAAAGCGGCTTCTTCAATATCGGATATAGAGACTTTGCTCGATACCGCAAGGCTTACGAAAAAGCCGGAGGAGCTTGCACTTATCTTTGCCAAGGTATGGAAGGAAGGAACAGAAGCAAGAGACGGGCTTTCCTTATTTAATTATAATAATCTTGAAATAGAAGGGTCATTAAGCTTTTTATCCGATACGGTAAATACCTCCTACAGCCTCATGGAAAAGACGGCGGCAGGAAAAGAGCTTACAGCCGAAGAATGGAAAAAGGTTGATGACCTTAGAACAAAGGGTGCCGATTTATCCGGCAGGCTTAATTATACGCTTGCGGATATTAATGTATTAAAGAGAAATATTGAACACACCTTTCTCTTTGAAAAGGATACCCCGGGCAGCAGGCTTTCATCAATAGCATCGGGTGCCCTTTCAAATATTTCCGATACTCTTTATGAGCCAAGCTATTTGAAAAACAGTACAATAGATTTATCGAAGCCTAAATTCCTTGAAGATGCGGCTGAAATCCTTCCCGAACAGGGAAAGCAGGCTGTTGAAAAGTTCCTTAGGGGAATGGAAATAGGCAATATAGAATTTATCTCAAAGACAGAGCCTACGGCGGAAAAGTCTCTTCCCGTATACAGCTATGACGTAACATTAAAAGGGGCTTCAAGGCCTTCCATTTCAATGGATATAACCCAAATGGGCGGCTATCCCGTATGGATGCTGAATTATAGAGAGATTATATCGGGGAATAATTATATTTCCCTTGAAAGAGCAAAGGAGCTTGCCCAGAAGTTCCTCAACAACAGCCAATATACCAGTATGACAGCCATAGAGGCGGAAAACTTGGGAAGCTACGCAATCATTACCTTTATACCTTATGTAAGCGAAATATACTGCTATCCCGATAGCGTAAAGGTAAAAATAAGCCTTGTAAACGGTGAAATCCTGGGCTTTGAAGGAAGAAATTATATTTACAGCCACAAAGAAAGAACTTTAAATACGCCTAAGCTTTCAAAGGAGCAGGCGTCAGAGCTTTTAAGCAGCCAGCTTGAAAAGAAGGATTACAGGCTTTCTCTCATTTCTGTTAATGGAGCAGAAATACTCTGCCATGAATTTAAGGTGCTTTTCGACTCCAATTATTACAGTGTATTTTTAAATGTCGATACCGGCAAGCAGGAAAAAGCCGTAAGGCTTAAATGA
- a CDS encoding cell wall hydrolase: protein MEKRRRSLIITLLLCFVFLASSLVSEAKGDTTVYTWGSGGGTVKQIQQRLKLWNYYTGNISGVYDYETFNSVKEYQRSNNMEPTGIADESFLKSIGINASGADDDYISSENEIWLLASLIEAYGEDLPYHGKVAIGAVIINRTNNGSFPDTISSVIYQPQEFEGLKTPSEKSIEAARDAVNGFDPSNGALYFWRDGQEKNSRISTMPVIKLIGGVSFGIRQE, encoded by the coding sequence ATGGAAAAACGAAGGCGATCTTTAATAATTACACTGCTTCTCTGTTTCGTGTTTTTGGCTTCCAGCTTGGTTTCGGAAGCAAAAGGCGATACGACAGTTTATACCTGGGGAAGCGGCGGAGGTACTGTAAAACAGATACAGCAAAGGCTCAAGCTCTGGAATTACTATACGGGCAATATCAGCGGTGTTTATGATTATGAAACATTTAATTCTGTTAAGGAATACCAAAGAAGCAATAACATGGAGCCTACGGGTATAGCCGATGAAAGCTTTTTAAAATCCATAGGCATAAACGCATCGGGCGCAGATGATGATTATATTTCTTCGGAGAATGAGATATGGCTTCTTGCATCTTTAATAGAGGCCTACGGAGAAGACTTGCCTTATCACGGAAAGGTAGCCATAGGGGCTGTAATAATCAATAGAACCAATAACGGAAGCTTTCCTGATACAATCTCATCAGTCATATATCAGCCTCAGGAATTTGAGGGCCTTAAAACCCCGTCAGAAAAATCCATAGAAGCGGCGAGAGACGCAGTAAACGGTTTTGACCCCTCCAACGGCGCATTATATTTCTGGAGAGACGGACAGGAAAAAAACAGCAGGATTTCGACTATGCCGGTTATTAAGCTAATAGGAGGCGTATCCTTTGGAATCAGGCAGGAGTGA
- the spoIIR gene encoding stage II sporulation protein R: MEIINMMKDKIKNWYVKDKNIIKISVITGFAITFGVALYTKSYAERTQADIAKELIRFHVIANSDSADDQNLKIKIKDEVLKTLSQGLSASESLEESKEFLTENIPLIEETAKKVIEESGYSYSVKAGLSKDKFPTKTYGDIMLPAGFYDAMRIEIGEAEGANWWCVMFPPLCFIDVAKEEAPEEMKEILKENLSAAEYELISTEGERSTDVKIKFKIIELWQEMKEDKNLELIKNEEVLIWKNEGDL; encoded by the coding sequence ATGGAGATTATAAATATGATGAAAGATAAAATAAAAAACTGGTACGTAAAGGATAAAAACATAATCAAAATATCGGTTATCACAGGCTTTGCCATAACCTTCGGCGTCGCTTTATATACGAAAAGCTATGCGGAAAGAACCCAGGCCGATATTGCAAAAGAGCTGATACGCTTTCACGTAATCGCAAACAGCGACAGTGCAGACGACCAAAATCTTAAAATAAAAATAAAAGACGAGGTTTTAAAGACACTTTCCCAAGGCCTTAGTGCATCTGAAAGCCTTGAAGAAAGCAAAGAGTTTCTTACGGAAAATATACCGCTGATAGAAGAAACTGCAAAGAAGGTTATAGAGGAATCGGGATACAGCTACAGCGTAAAAGCAGGACTGTCAAAAGATAAGTTCCCTACGAAAACCTATGGCGACATTATGCTTCCCGCAGGCTTCTATGATGCCATGAGAATTGAAATAGGAGAAGCGGAAGGCGCCAACTGGTGGTGCGTTATGTTTCCGCCTTTATGTTTTATAGATGTAGCAAAGGAAGAAGCACCTGAGGAAATGAAGGAAATACTGAAAGAAAACCTTTCCGCCGCAGAATATGAGCTTATAAGCACCGAGGGAGAAAGAAGCACCGATGTTAAAATAAAGTTTAAAATCATAGAGCTTTGGCAGGAAATGAAAGAGGATAAAAACTTAGAGCTTATTAAGAACGAGGAAGTGTTAATATGGAAAAACGAAGGCGATCTTTAA
- a CDS encoding Ger(x)C family spore germination protein, with amino-acid sequence MKKARIIPFLLSIILLTGCWDNVELANTGFVISIAVDKYEKEQKEIKDSDSQSDASQEKEESNLEDRENKPEKEKDEEEKEDEDEEEKDHNEEDEKDEEKSTGKPRFTLTMEMPSDEIMINGASSKGEKIIKSVSASTTGRAMEMVNAYSSKEAYYGHTKIIIMGEALLKDKDLFSEAMDSLEQNREISQKVIILSSRGKGSEILTAEVTEETMAGFFMSDFYKKNNESIAYRQSLSSLVMDMENNNAFIIPEIEVTSDSLKTGGAAVMKDKELIAWLSDKELEAYLFVKAMGAGAVIETEYEGIFVPIETEKTKSKISFKDEGNLICTVDISVNANTGEYKFIGIDMKDNEVREEIERKTEEKIKKDIEDFIIKLNKEYKADVLEFTDKLKKKDYDLYLKYSDDWEKTFEHMEAHINVDLNLKESGTAK; translated from the coding sequence ATGAAAAAAGCTAGAATAATTCCTTTTTTATTGTCCATAATCCTCTTAACCGGCTGCTGGGATAACGTAGAGCTAGCCAATACCGGTTTTGTAATTTCCATCGCCGTAGATAAATATGAAAAAGAACAAAAAGAAATAAAGGATTCTGATTCACAATCCGATGCTTCACAGGAAAAAGAAGAATCGAATCTTGAAGACAGAGAAAATAAGCCGGAAAAAGAAAAAGACGAAGAAGAAAAAGAAGACGAAGACGAAGAAGAAAAGGACCATAACGAAGAAGACGAAAAAGACGAAGAAAAATCAACGGGCAAACCCCGCTTCACTCTTACGATGGAGATGCCTTCCGATGAGATAATGATAAACGGAGCATCTTCAAAGGGCGAGAAAATAATCAAAAGCGTATCGGCATCAACGACTGGGCGGGCAATGGAAATGGTGAATGCCTATTCCTCCAAAGAAGCATATTATGGCCATACGAAGATCATAATAATGGGAGAAGCGCTTCTTAAAGACAAGGATTTGTTTTCTGAGGCTATGGATAGCCTGGAACAAAACAGGGAGATATCCCAGAAGGTCATAATCCTTTCTTCAAGAGGCAAGGGTTCAGAAATATTAACGGCGGAGGTGACGGAAGAAACTATGGCAGGATTTTTTATGTCAGATTTTTATAAAAAGAACAATGAAAGCATAGCCTACAGGCAAAGCCTTTCAAGCCTTGTAATGGATATGGAAAACAATAATGCCTTTATTATTCCTGAAATAGAGGTGACCTCAGACAGCCTTAAAACGGGCGGAGCCGCCGTAATGAAGGATAAAGAGCTTATTGCATGGCTTAGCGACAAAGAGCTTGAAGCATACCTCTTTGTGAAAGCCATGGGAGCAGGAGCGGTTATAGAGACGGAATACGAGGGCATATTTGTTCCCATAGAAACAGAAAAAACAAAGTCAAAAATAAGCTTCAAAGACGAAGGCAATCTTATCTGCACCGTCGATATTTCCGTAAACGCCAATACGGGAGAGTATAAGTTTATAGGTATAGACATGAAGGACAATGAAGTCCGCGAAGAAATAGAAAGAAAAACAGAGGAAAAAATAAAAAAGGATATAGAAGATTTTATTATAAAGCTGAATAAGGAATATAAGGCTGATGTTTTAGAATTTACCGATAAGTTAAAGAAAAAGGATTATGACCTTTATTTAAAATACAGCGACGACTGGGAAAAGACCTTCGAGCATATGGAAGCTCATATTAATGTGGATTTGAATTTAAAAGAATCCGGTACAGCGAAATAA
- a CDS encoding GerAB/ArcD/ProY family transporter, translating to MFSINDKISIRQLQILILLNSFGTGVIVLPRHAAYYAGTDGWISVIIASGIALLSVWLITSLGRLFPSKSFFEYTAIIASKPVSCLLNVLLLFKIVMLISFELSFFGEIVKLIMLKETPFFIIILMLLLVSGYTSAKGFETRARIAEILIFIIFIPLILVFSLASLDVDFTNILPAFKSSPEAVLRGGLNCFSAFMGIEGLLLVNPYINKPAKVRSASLQMILITGIVFTAITVIAICRFGVSNIANQPWPVLEMMDTVDLPGSFIERQEALIMSFWIVSMFAIVNAGLFYGAVISKSVFKKGKHTYYVIAYIIIALLLTTFMHNTVEVYEKMSFLYLSSGIIYAVIIPAALLVLAKIRKVGGAYEKS from the coding sequence ATGTTTTCCATAAATGATAAAATTTCCATACGCCAGCTTCAAATATTAATACTGCTCAATTCTTTCGGAACGGGGGTAATCGTTCTTCCCCGCCACGCTGCCTATTATGCAGGTACCGACGGTTGGATCAGTGTCATCATCGCCTCGGGAATTGCCCTTTTAAGCGTATGGCTTATAACAAGCCTTGGAAGGCTTTTCCCCAGTAAAAGCTTCTTTGAATATACGGCAATTATAGCTTCAAAGCCTGTAAGCTGTTTGCTGAATGTTCTCCTGCTTTTTAAAATCGTTATGCTGATTTCCTTTGAGCTTAGCTTTTTCGGTGAAATCGTAAAGCTTATTATGCTTAAAGAAACGCCGTTTTTTATAATAATCCTCATGCTTCTTTTAGTAAGCGGATACACTTCCGCCAAGGGCTTTGAAACCAGAGCAAGGATAGCAGAAATTCTTATTTTTATCATTTTCATTCCTCTTATTCTTGTTTTTTCGCTGGCATCTCTTGATGTGGATTTTACGAATATTCTTCCTGCTTTCAAAAGCTCTCCGGAGGCGGTATTAAGAGGGGGCCTCAACTGCTTTTCGGCATTTATGGGAATCGAGGGCCTTCTCCTTGTAAACCCTTATATCAATAAGCCGGCAAAGGTAAGAAGCGCTTCTCTGCAAATGATTTTGATAACGGGAATCGTGTTTACTGCTATCACCGTAATCGCCATATGCCGCTTCGGCGTAAGCAATATAGCAAACCAGCCATGGCCCGTTCTTGAAATGATGGATACGGTGGATTTGCCCGGCTCCTTCATAGAAAGGCAGGAGGCGCTTATTATGAGCTTTTGGATTGTATCTATGTTTGCCATCGTAAATGCAGGGCTTTTCTATGGGGCAGTTATCTCAAAATCTGTATTTAAAAAGGGGAAGCATACTTATTACGTCATAGCCTATATCATCATCGCTCTTTTGCTTACTACTTTTATGCATAATACGGTTGAAGTCTATGAAAAGATGAGTTTTTTATATTTAAGCTCCGGAATCATCTATGCCGTTATAATACCTGCCGCCCTTCTGGTTCTTGCAAAAATAAGAAAGGTAGGAGGAGCCTATGAAAAAAGCTAG
- a CDS encoding spore germination protein, producing the protein MDINEILDENIKYFEELYEDCGDIVKRKFPIGANKSLNAFIIYIDNMCDRTLIDKGIMESFMFRVRQVKPDTAEVINDLYGALKDGDVVIADITEVETMEELNTAILSGDAALLIDKSKKALIINSKGFDSRGVAEAATEVVVQGSKDSFSEVIRTNTCLIRRRIRDVNLKVKQIKAGRRTQTDIALMYIKDLVRPDVLNDALKRLNNIDIDGILDIGYIEQLIEDNWMSPFPQCQITERPDKASAAILEGRIVIIADNSPFVLIIPATMNTFFQSAEDYYQRFGIMSFARLIRYASGVITVCLPAFYIAVASYHPSMLPMFLMLKMAGARAGVPFPTVVEVLIMDLAFELLREAGIRLPGPAGGTIGIVGGIIIGQAAVEAGLVSPIVVIIVALTGIASFAIPHVSLVNGFRLIKYVLMIFSAIFGLFGFWIGLIFVLIHLTSLKSFGIPYLFPYVSGSVNQYSDIKDTFLRLPLFMMKKRPFFARPDNSVRINMPNVGNIHKKE; encoded by the coding sequence ATGGACATAAACGAAATATTGGACGAAAACATAAAGTATTTCGAAGAGCTTTATGAAGACTGCGGCGATATCGTTAAGAGAAAATTTCCCATAGGGGCAAATAAATCCCTTAACGCCTTTATCATATATATTGACAATATGTGTGACAGAACATTAATAGATAAAGGGATAATGGAGTCCTTTATGTTCAGAGTCCGTCAGGTGAAGCCGGATACGGCGGAGGTTATAAACGACCTTTACGGCGCTTTAAAGGACGGAGACGTGGTGATTGCCGACATCACTGAAGTAGAAACCATGGAAGAACTTAATACGGCAATCCTTTCGGGAGATGCGGCCCTTTTAATAGACAAAAGCAAAAAAGCCCTCATAATAAATTCTAAAGGCTTTGACAGCAGAGGAGTTGCAGAAGCGGCGACGGAGGTTGTTGTTCAAGGCTCCAAAGACTCCTTTTCAGAGGTTATCAGGACGAATACATGTCTTATCAGAAGAAGAATCAGAGATGTTAACTTAAAGGTAAAGCAGATAAAGGCAGGCAGGAGAACCCAGACGGATATTGCCCTGATGTATATTAAGGATTTAGTAAGGCCGGATGTTCTAAATGATGCCCTTAAAAGGCTGAATAATATAGATATTGACGGAATACTGGATATTGGATATATAGAACAGCTGATTGAAGACAATTGGATGTCTCCCTTTCCCCAGTGCCAGATTACAGAAAGGCCGGATAAAGCTTCCGCTGCAATTCTTGAAGGAAGAATCGTAATCATTGCGGATAACTCTCCTTTTGTTTTGATTATTCCGGCTACAATGAATACGTTTTTCCAGTCGGCTGAGGATTATTATCAGAGATTTGGCATTATGAGCTTTGCAAGGCTCATAAGATACGCGTCGGGAGTTATAACTGTATGTCTTCCGGCTTTTTATATAGCCGTGGCATCTTATCACCCTTCGATGCTTCCCATGTTTTTAATGCTTAAAATGGCCGGGGCAAGAGCGGGGGTCCCTTTTCCGACGGTTGTTGAAGTTTTGATTATGGACCTTGCCTTTGAGCTTCTGAGAGAGGCGGGCATAAGGCTTCCGGGCCCTGCCGGCGGAACCATAGGCATTGTAGGCGGTATCATCATCGGTCAGGCCGCTGTAGAAGCCGGTCTCGTAAGCCCCATTGTGGTTATAATCGTAGCTCTTACGGGAATAGCGAGCTTTGCAATCCCCCATGTTTCTTTGGTAAACGGCTTTCGCCTGATTAAATATGTGCTTATGATTTTTTCAGCAATCTTCGGGCTTTTTGGATTCTGGATAGGTCTTATATTTGTACTTATTCATCTTACTTCATTGAAAAGCTTTGGCATACCTTATCTTTTCCCTTATGTTTCAGGCAGTGTCAATCAATATTCCGATATAAAGGATACATTTTTAAGGCTTCCCCTTTTCATGATGAAAAAAAGGCCGTTTTTTGCAAGGCCTGATAATTCCGTAAGAATAAATATGCCGAATGTAGGAAATATCCATAAAAAGGAGTAA
- a CDS encoding peptidoglycan recognition protein family protein, with protein MKYRVDHIPISSSKRPGIKINPSYITIHSTGNEKSTAQNERDWLTNPVNDRSASWHIAVDDTEAIEAIPLDEMAYHAGDRVGNRESISIEIIESGDREETLANAAKLTAMLLYERDWGIDRLRRHYDWSGKICPRILSYDNWKGWDIFLKDVNEELKELKKEGELIVNRYDYIDDIPEYGKETIKNLVSMGYLKGDEEGKLNLSEDMLRIFVVNNRAGLYKKE; from the coding sequence ATGAAATATAGAGTTGACCACATTCCAATTTCATCAAGCAAGAGGCCTGGAATAAAAATAAACCCCAGCTATATAACCATTCATTCCACAGGCAATGAAAAAAGCACCGCCCAAAATGAAAGAGATTGGCTTACGAATCCCGTAAACGACAGAAGCGCAAGCTGGCATATCGCAGTAGACGATACAGAGGCCATAGAGGCAATCCCTCTTGATGAAATGGCCTATCATGCAGGCGACCGGGTGGGAAATCGTGAAAGCATATCCATAGAAATAATTGAAAGCGGAGACAGGGAAGAGACTTTAGCCAATGCTGCAAAGCTCACTGCAATGCTTTTATATGAAAGGGACTGGGGAATAGACAGGCTTCGAAGGCATTATGACTGGAGCGGAAAAATCTGCCCGAGGATATTAAGCTATGACAATTGGAAGGGGTGGGATATTTTCCTTAAAGATGTAAATGAAGAGCTTAAAGAGCTTAAGAAAGAAGGCGAGCTTATTGTGAATCGATACGACTACATTGATGATATACCGGAATACGGCAAGGAGACAATAAAGAATCTTGTAAGCATGGGTTATCTTAAAGGCGATGAAGAAGGAAAACTCAATTTATCGGAAGATATGCTTAGAATATTTGTAGTCAATAACAGAGCAGGACTTTATAAAAAAGAATAA
- a CDS encoding phage holin family protein: MKEMEFKIIVGWIMAFFSYYLGGFDMALKSLVMAMVIDYITGLLRAGYHKELNSKIGFKGIIKKLMYFALVAFGTWLDNVVGAGGILRETLIFFFIANEGLSILENYGSCGFPMPEFLKEKLMQLKDGRK; this comes from the coding sequence ATGAAAGAAATGGAATTTAAAATCATTGTCGGTTGGATTATGGCTTTTTTCTCTTATTATCTGGGAGGGTTTGACATGGCACTTAAATCTCTTGTAATGGCGATGGTTATAGATTATATAACGGGCCTTTTAAGAGCGGGATACCATAAGGAGCTTAATTCAAAGATAGGATTTAAAGGAATCATAAAAAAGCTGATGTATTTTGCCCTTGTGGCTTTTGGTACTTGGCTTGATAATGTGGTGGGCGCAGGAGGAATTTTAAGGGAGACCCTTATTTTTTTCTTTATTGCAAACGAGGGCTTAAGTATCCTCGAAAATTACGGTTCCTGCGGTTTTCCCATGCCGGAATTTTTAAAAGAAAAGCTTATGCAGCTTAAAGACGGCAGAAAATAG
- a CDS encoding polysaccharide deacetylase family protein codes for MFKLRLEKPPFVKPAFRKPRLKKLNFNKRKALKYTLSALILIGATLSFKTALERIYDAEEVFLTANAEEKKLPIYSVDTEGKKVALTFNAAWGSDDVDEILTILEENDVKSTFFFCGYWVDRYPDEVRKIYTKGHDIANHSDTHPHPNLLSLEKNKEEIMNVHEKVKELLGYEMKFYRPPFGEYNNTVIQAAEESGYYPVQWDVDSLDWKKLGVEHEINQVLNNKNLKDGSIILFHNDAEHTPAALGPIIKGLKEQGYEIVPLSELIHEEDYHINNEGRQILNSKKEETGLFN; via the coding sequence ATGTTTAAGCTGCGGCTTGAAAAACCACCCTTTGTTAAGCCGGCATTCAGAAAACCAAGACTTAAAAAGCTTAACTTTAACAAAAGAAAAGCATTGAAATATACCCTTTCTGCTCTTATACTCATTGGTGCGACGCTCTCTTTTAAAACGGCGCTGGAAAGAATTTACGATGCTGAAGAAGTTTTTCTCACTGCAAATGCGGAAGAAAAAAAACTCCCCATATACAGCGTAGATACAGAAGGCAAAAAAGTAGCCTTAACCTTTAACGCAGCATGGGGCTCCGATGATGTTGATGAGATTTTAACGATACTGGAAGAAAACGATGTGAAGTCCACCTTTTTCTTTTGCGGCTACTGGGTAGACAGATACCCGGACGAGGTTCGGAAAATATACACAAAGGGCCATGATATTGCAAACCACTCGGACACCCATCCCCATCCAAATCTTCTTAGCCTTGAAAAGAACAAAGAAGAAATCATGAATGTCCATGAAAAGGTAAAAGAGCTTTTAGGCTACGAAATGAAATTTTACAGACCGCCTTTCGGAGAATATAACAACACTGTGATACAGGCGGCAGAAGAAAGCGGATATTATCCAGTGCAATGGGACGTAGATAGTCTCGACTGGAAAAAGCTGGGGGTTGAGCATGAAATAAATCAGGTCCTTAACAATAAAAATCTAAAAGACGGCTCTATTATTCTTTTCCATAACGACGCGGAGCATACGCCGGCGGCCCTCGGCCCAATTATTAAAGGCCTTAAAGAGCAGGGCTATGAAATCGTTCCTCTTTCGGAGCTGATACACGAGGAAGATTATCATATTAATAATGAAGGAAGGCAGATATTAAACTCAAAGAAAGAAGAGACGGGATTATTTAATTAA